A single genomic interval of Musa acuminata AAA Group cultivar baxijiao chromosome BXJ3-4, Cavendish_Baxijiao_AAA, whole genome shotgun sequence harbors:
- the LOC135635717 gene encoding large ribosomal subunit protein uL1: MSKLQSDVLREAISQVVGDSREKKRKFTETVELQIGLKNYDPQKDKRFSGSVKLPHIPRPKMKVCMLGDAQHVEEAEKIGLDYMDVEGLKKMNKNKKLVKKLAKKYHAFLASEAIIKQIPRLLGPGLNKAGKFPTLVTHQESLESKVNETKAMVKFQLKKVLCMGVAVGNCAMEEKQIFQNVQLSVNFLVSLLKKNWQNVRCLYLKSTMGKPYRVF, from the exons ATGAG CAAGTTGCAGAGTGACGTCCTGAGGGAAGCAATCTCCCAGGTTGTTGGTGATTCTCGGGAGAAAAAGCGTAAATTCACTGAAACAGTAGAGTTACAAATTGGGCTGAAAAATTATGACCCTCAAAAGGACAAGAGGTTCAGTGGGTCTGTGAAATTACCCCATATTCCTCGTCCCAAAATGAAGGTGTGCATGCTTGGGGATGCTCAACATGTCGAGGAG GCAGAGAAGATAGGACTGGACTACATGGATGTTGAAGGTTTAAAAAAGATGAACAAGAATAAGAAGCTGGTTAAGAAACTTGCTAAGAAGTACCATGCTTTCCTAGCATCGGAGGCTATCATCAAACAAATCCCTCGGCTCCTTGGACCTGGTCTTAACAAGGCAG GGAAGTTTCCCACATTGGTTACTCACCAGGAATCATTGGAGTCGAAGGTTAATGAGACAAAAGCAATGGTGAAATTTCAACTCAAGAAAGTTCTTTGCATGGGTGTTGCAGTGGGAAATTGCGCGATGGAGGAGAAGCAGATCTTTCAGAATGTTCAGCTCAGCGTGAATTTTCTTGTGTCCTTGCTGAAGAAGAATTGGCAAAAC GTGAGGTGCTTGTACCTGAAGAGCACCATGGGGAAGCCATACCGAGTGTTCTAA
- the LOC103981658 gene encoding CSC1-like protein RXW8: MNISALLTSAGINIGFCALFLSLYSILRKQPSNLYVYFGRRLEKENSRYQDPFTLERFVPSAGWIVKAWEVTEDEILSIGGLDAVVFLRIFVFSIRIFSITAVVCVFGVLPVNYFGQEMEHGRISSESLDVFTIANVKGGSKWLWVHCTALYIITCSACSLLYSEYKNISQMKLAHVTGSPPNPSHFTILVRAIPKSTEESLTDTIRNFFTNYHGSSYLSHQIISRTGKFQKFMSNAKKVYKKFVRIRVTALDNKCRPSLYRCGLCGVVSNSFQFYHSDYNGKRTDLQHSDTRKRKECSAAFVFFKTRYAAVVASKVLQTSNPMQWVTGIAPEPCDVYWPNLWIPFGQLWIRRLATLLATIVFMFLFLIPVTFVQGLTQLDQLQQKFPFLNRIRNKAFVIQFVSGYLPSVILQVFLYSVPPMMMMFSTVEGPISRSGRKRSACCKILYFTIWNVFFVNVLSGSIISQLHIFSRPRDIPVHLAKAVPRQATFFITYVLTLGWASLSSEVLQTFSLSYNWMRKYIFRLKDDPNAVPSFPYHTEVPKVLLFGLIGFTCSILAPLIVPFLLVYFFLGHLVYRNQILNVYSSYYESGGRMWPIVHNTTVFSLLLMQIIALGVFGTKDAPVASGFTIPLLIFTLLFSEYCRHHFNPIFKNFSAQDFIEMDREDEQTGRIKDVHMQLLTAYCQLPPPTTNTEETYYDDSVTGDARNQVTI, translated from the exons ATGAACATCTCTGCTCTTCTAACTTCTGCAGGCATAAATATTGGCTTCTGTGCTCTTTTCTTGTCACTGTATTCAATCTTGAGGAAACAACCTAGCAATCTCTATGTTTATTTTGGCCGGCGGCTTGAAAAGGAGAACAGTAGGTATCAGGACCCTTTCACTTTGGAAAGATTCGTGCCCTCTGCTGGCTGGATAGTGAAGGCTTGGGAAGTGACAGAAGATGAAATCCTATCAATTGGTGGTCTGGATGCAGTGGTTTTCCTTAGAATATTTGTTTTCAG TATACGTATTTTTTCCATCACTGCTGTGGTTTGTGTATTTGGAGTGCTTCCAGTTAATTATTTTGGCCAAGAAATGGAGCACGGGCGCATCTCTTCAGAATCATTAGATGTATTTACAATTGCAAATGTCAAAGGAGGGTCAAAATG GCTTTGGGTCCACTGCACTGCGTTATACATTATAACCTGTTCAGCTTGTAGTCTTCTTTATTCT GAATACAAGAACATTTCTCAAATGAAGCTAGCTCATGTCACTGGATCCCCTCCAAATCCTAGTCATTTTACTATTCTTGTTCGTGCTATACCAAAATCGACAGAAGAATCTCTGACCGATACCATTAGAAACTTCTTCACAAATTATCATGGATCAAGTTATTTATCACATCAAATAATCAGTCGAACTGGGAAATTTCAGAAATTTATG TCCAATGCAAAGAAGGTCTACAAAAAGTTTGTCCGGATAAGAGTCACTGCTCTAGACAATAAATGCAGACCAAGTCTTTATAGATGTGGACTTTGTGGAGTAGTGTCCAATTCTTTTCAATTTTACCACAGTGATTATAATGGAAAAAGGACAGATCTGCAACATTCGGACACAAGAAAACGAAAG GAATGCTCAGCTGCCTTTGTTTTTTTCAAGACCCGCTATGCTGCTGTTGTTGCTTCAAAGGTTCTTCAGACTTCAAATCCCATGCAGTGGGTAACTGGCATTGCTCCAGAACCATGTGATGTTTATTGGCCAAACCTATGGATACCATTTGGGCAGCTTTGGATTCGCCGACTAGCTACTCTTTTGGCTACCATCGTTTTCATGTTTTTGTTTCTTATCCCGGTAACCTTTGTGCAAGGTCTAACCCAACTAGACCAGTTACAACAGAAGTTCCCTTTTCTGAATCGTATACGTAACAA GGCTTTTGTGATCCAGTTCGTGTCAGGTTACCTGCCTAGTGTCATTTTACAGGTCTTCCTCTATTCTGTTCCCCCAATGATGATGATGTTTTCTACCGTGGAAGGGCCTATTTCGCGCAGTGGCAGGAAGAGAAGTGCATGTTGCAAAATACTATACTTCACCATATGGAATGTATTTTTTGTGAATGTTTTATCTGGATCTATCATTAGCCAGCTGCATATCTTTTCTAGACCAAGAGACATTCCTGTCCATCTCGCCAAAGCAGTACCAAGGCAG GCAACCTTTTTTATTACTTATGTTCTGACATTAGGTTGGGCCAGTTTATCATCGGAAGTCTTGCAAACCTTTTCCCTATCATATAATTGGATGCGGAAATATATATTCAGATTGAAGGACGATCCGAATGCTGTGCCGTCCTTTCCGTATCACACTGAAGTCCCAAAAGTGCTGTTGTTCGGCTTAATTGGTTTTACATGTTCAATATTGGCACCTTTAATAGTGCCATTCTTGCTGGTTTACTTCTTTCTTGGTCATCTCGTGTACCGTAACCAG ATTCTAAATGTTTACAGCTCATATTACGAATCTGGTGGGCGGATGTGGCCCATCGTGCACAACACCACTGTTTTCTCTCTGCTGCTGATGCAGATTATTGCACTTGGAGTATTTGGAACAAAAGATGCCCCGGTCGCTTCGGGTTTCACTATTCCACTTCTGATCTTCACACTTCTTTTCAGTGAATACTGCAGGCATCACTTCAATCCCATATTCAAGAATTTCTCTGCCCAG GACTTCATCGAGATGGATAGAGAAGATGAGCAAACTGGTCGAATTAAGGATGTTCACATGCAGCTGCTCACAGCATACTGCCAGCTCCCCCCACCAACTACTAATACTGAAGAAACATATTATGATGATTCTGTAACTGGTGATGCTCGTAATCAGGTCACGatctga
- the LOC135635895 gene encoding cholesterol 22-monohydroxylase CYP90B52-like has product MSMLMAEELLFFLPPALVALFFYVYLTKWRRKRLNLPPGGTGWPFVGDTFAYLKPHPATTVGRFMEQHIARHGKIYRSNLFGEPTIVSADAGLNRFILQNEGKLFECSYPSSIGGILGKWSMLVQVGEMHREMRMISLNFMSNLRLRSHLLPEVERHTLLVLRSWRESSTFSAQEEAKKFTFNLMAKNIMSMNPREPETEKLRLEYITFMKGVVSAPLNFPGTAYWRALKSRSNILRVIEQKMEERIQEKTSETEERAEDLLGWALKQSNLSKEQILDLLLSLLFAGHETSSMALALAIFFLEGCPKAVRQLRIEHGEIARKRKQRGDAGLNWEDYRRMEFTQCVINETLRLGNVVRFVHRKVLKDVEYQGYNIPCGWKILPVFAAVHLDPSIYDDPHGFNPWRWQQRNNAAAVANSFMPYGGGPRLCAGSELAKLEMAVFLHHLVLSYTWELAEADQAFAFPFVEFRRGLPIRVHALHDT; this is encoded by the exons ATGTCCATGTTGATGGCCGAAGAGCTTCTGTTCTTCCTCCCTCCAGCTCTGGTGGCGCTGTTCTTCTATGTCTACCTCACCAAATGGAGGAGGAAGAGATTGAACCTCCCGCCTGGTGGCACCGGTTGGCCTTTCGTCGGTGACACCTTCGCCTACCTCAAGCCTCATCCGGCCACCACTGTCGGCCGGTTCATGGAGCAGCACATCGCCAG GCATGGGAAGATTTATAGGTCGAATCTCTTCGGGGAGCCCACCATCGTCTCCGCCGACGCAGGGCTGAACCGCTTCATTCTTCAGAACGAGGGGAAGCTGTTCGAGTGCAGTTACCCGAGCAGCATCGGGGGGATCCTCGGCAAGTGGTCGATGCTTGTTCAGGTGGGCGAAATGCACAGAGAAATGCGGATGATCTCGCTCAACTTCATGAGCAATCTGAGGCTCCGCTCCCACCTCCTGCCCGAGGTGGAGCGCCACACGCTGCTGGTCCTCCGGTCTTGGAGGGAGAGCTCTACTTTCTCGGCACAGGAGGAAGCTAAGAAG TTCACCTTCAATTTGATGGCCAAGAACATCATGAGCATGAACCCACGCGAGCCTGAGACAGAGAAGCTGAGGCTGGAGTACATAACCTTCATGAAGGGAGTAGTATCTGCTCCTCTAAACTTCCCCGGAACTGCATACTGGAGGGCCTTGAAG TCGCGGTCAAACATCCTTAGGGTGATTGAACAAAAGATGGAGGAAAGGATCCAAGAGAAGACGAGCGAGACAGAAGAAAGAGCGGAGGATCTGCTCGGGTGGGCTCTAAAGCAGTCAAACCTATCCAAAGAACAGATTCTTGATCTCTTGCTGAGCTTGCTCTTCGCTGGCCATGAGACGTCGTCGATGGCTCTGGCTTTAGCCATATTCTTCCTCGAAGGCTGCCCAAAAGCTGTCCGACAATTGAGG ATCGAGCACGGAGAGATTGCCCGGAAGAGGAAGCAAAGAGGAGACGCCGGACTCAACTGGGAAGACTACAGACGGATGGAGTTCACCCAATGC GTCATAAACGAGACGCTACGGCTTGGCAACGTCGTCAGGTTCGTCCACAGGAAGGTTCTCAAAGACGTGGAGTACCAAG GCTACAACATTCCCTGCGGATGGAAAATTCTACCGGTGTTCGCAGCAGTTCACTTGGATCCTTCCATTTACGATGATCCTCACGGGTTCAACCCCTGGAGGTGGCAGCAG AGGAACAACGCGGCGGCGGTGGCGAACAGCTTCATGCCTTACGGCGGCGGGCCTCGTCTGTGCGCTGGGTCGGAGCTGGCGAAGCTGGAGATGGCCGTGTTCTTGCACCATCTCGTGTTGAGCTACACGTGGGAGCTGGCGGAGGCGGACCAAGCGTTCGCCTTCCCCTTCGTGGAGTTCCGACGAGGGCTTCccataagagttcacgccttgcaCGACACGTGA